The genomic region GCCGGCTccttcctgtcctgtccctACCCCGCTACTCCCTTCTGTTCCCCCTCTCTCCCGCCTGTGTCCaccctccctcttcccccccCCCGGGCTTTCCCTTCCCGTCCCGTTTTCCTCCGCAGCCcgagctccctgcctgccctttcTCATGCCCTGCTCTCGCTGCTCTCTTCGCGTGCCCCCTTTCCTTCTTTGCCCCGCAGCGGCGGGGCTCGGGGTGCCGGAGAATAAAGCCCCGAGCGAGGCCCGGAGCCCGGCGCCGCTCGGCCCTGGCAGGAGTCCCCGCACGGGGCCGGAGGCTCTCGGCGGATCGCCCCGTGCCGGTCAAACAGCCCGCCCGACACGGCCGGAGCTGCGGCTTTCCCGGCACGGCGCTGAGAGCGGCCCCCGCTCTGTGCCGTGCCGGCCCCGCCGTCTCTGCCGCTGCCTCTcgctgcccccggcccgggACAGCGAGGCTGGGGAGGAACCTCGACCCTTCTGGGGGCTGCCCCCCCTTTCTTGTGGCAGCAGAATCCCTTTCTGGGGCCATGTGCACGTGGAAAGGGcttggagctgctgtccctggaaGTTCCTGTGTCGTGGTCTGGAGGTGGTTTGTAGGGATTCATTGCAtcgttttgttttgtttgcagtggGTGTGCGCTAAGGGATATGGTGTTCTTCTTGATTGGTATGGTTCTCGGTTCAGGTGGTGATGATAAAGATTGGTTTGGAATTGAGTTTTATAgtcggattttttttttttgccggGGTATTATGTTTTTAAAGGCGGGCATTGGTTTTTACGGGTCGTAGCGTGAAGTAGTGGTTCGGATTTTAATTCTGTTGTGGTGGCTTTTATCAGCGTGAGCGTGTAGTGTTTTGGTGGGCTTGAGATAGCGTCATGTCGTTAATAGCAGGAGcgtttttaatatttataattgcatttctgtttatCGTCTTCCAGGGCCTTTGCATATTTGGTTTGTTTGATTGTAGTGTATGTTTATTGTTAGGGATCATTTGGGAGATATTGTTTATGGTTACGTTTCTCTTTAggctttgtgtttatttctagGTGGTATTTTTATTCTGATAGATTGAGGCACTATGGGCTTATTCAGTTGGGAATAATTCTTTTGTTGTAAATTTgagtttatttggttttggggatttttttggtggtttaattttgtgggggtttttgtttttgtttttaattttttttgttttgtcttttgatGCATTTGGTTGTTGTTTATTAGTTTTAGTTTTGGGAACGTGTGTATTTATATGGTGGGTCATTTTaggtaggtttttttttgtttgggtagttattttcttattttttagttgttgacatttattttacatcatTAATTAGTTCggtttttaaagttatttttacagAGTATTGGTTATTCTTTGCATTAGTGTAGATGTAgaattttggttattttttttttagtaacttTCAGGGCCAGTGGCACTGTTTGGAGTTTagtaagttgtttttttttttttttctaagtagcTTTTGTGATTTGCCGTGTGTGTTTCTATAGGACTTTCTCTTATTTTCGTTCCATTTTTCTGATGTGATGAGAATTGTTAGTGAAAACAGTGTTGTGTGGTTTTTTCGCTGGCAGTTGTTTGGCTGGTGGAGGTATCTTGATGTTTTTGGAGGCTATTGGTGGGaatttgttgctgtttgttttgtcattttatttaggaattggattttaaatgtaaaattataaCTATGActatatttaaacaaaacaaatatatgcatagaaatgagaataaaaaacttaaattttaaatatagactgaatatataaaaataaaacatgtaaCATAAGTCATTATATAttacaatattatttttaataaagtattGTGTATGTTTtagatatataaatacacatcaTAAATATAAACACAACCCAAATCAAAATATAACTATTGAAATGTATTGCAAATCTTTGcagatatatataaaataattaaatatttttaaatataaaataacataaattgATACAATACATAATACACGTAATACTGTATATATCTTATTATAATATAGgaaatagatataaaaatagTACATcaatatgatataatatataacaaatTATACATatgataaatataaatattaaaatatttttaagtagtttaaaataaaggatggttttgttttttatttggcaAAAGCAGGGgatttattataaaaattataaatacaaataatataaaGGTAGAAATCTAAGTCTAGAAATATATCATAAATACatcaatatttatataaaaattaacatattagaaaaaattagTTGTAGCAGTAGATATGGAacatgataaaaataataatttatctATATTATTTGAATGtgatacatattatatataattattaatataatgCCTCAATAAAACTATAAATATGGATGTGAATATAATTATGCAagctataaatataaaaataattcaatataGTTTAAAGAAGGGgtctttttgtatttatttggtGAGAgatgggtttttattttaaataataacagtattatagaaatataaatctaaatatagaaatatacaatcaatatataaagatatttataaaacacagaagataaataaatataaataataggAATAGACAGAATATATTAATTACATAACACATCAATGTCCACTATAAATATGCATGTGAATATAAATAcgaaaaatataaataaaaaatttatttaaatatggtTTTAAAGAAAGGGGGCTTGTTGGTTCTCGTTGGGTAAGAGGCAGGTTTTTggcatttatttcagaggagtTTTTGGCGGGGATCGCCCCTGTTCTTTTGCCGCCTTCGCTGCGCCCAGCGCCAAGGCGCGCGGTGGCCCCGGCTGGGGTGGGCGGCGGTGCTGCCGCCTTGTGGGCAGAGCGCGGTAGTGCAGCGCTGCGGCGAGAGGCAGCGGGGGGCCCGCCATCTTGGGAGTGGCGTGTCGTGGATGTCGCGGACTCGCTTGACCTTCTCAAGAGGGCGGCCAAAAGGGCGGGAAAATTGAAGACCCCCCGGTCGGTCTAACTGGACTGCCTGCACAGTATCCCGACGCCGGCGCGGCTCCGGCGGGATTTTCTGTGGCGTTTCAAGTGTACCCGACACCGGCTATGGGCTCAGCGGCGTCGCAGGCGGGCGTATTTTGGCGGATATGTGACAGGCATCTGAGTAAACGACTCTCTCTGCCGAGGGTCCTCTTCCAGTCGCCATCTTGGGAGTGGCGGGGAGAGGATCTCGCGGACTTTCTTTGACCTTCTCAAAATGGCGACCAAAAGGGCGGGAAAATCGCAGACCCCGGTAAGTCTGGCACCCTGTGGCCACAGAGCAGTACTGCAGCCCCCCGAGCCAGTGCCCTGCCTCTCGCCGCCGGGTGCCGGGGGCGGGGGAATGACGCGGCTGCCGAGCGAGGGAAGGGCGAGGGGCGGGAGcgagcggcgggcggggcggggtcTGTAAATGGCGGGGAGGGGTGAAGGACGTTCCCGGGTGGGAAGGGGAACGATGGCCGAGAAGAAtggccggggcgggggcggcctGGCGGGTCCCTTTTCGGCGGGCGGCGGAGGCGCGATCGCAGCGCtccgcgggccgggggcggctgCGGAGGCGGCTCCGCAGCGTGTTCAGCGTTGCGAGCAGATAGCTCTGCGTTAGTGCCCGTGGCTCTTTCTTCCATGGAAACGGATGGAGCGGCGCTGAGCAGTGAACGCAGCGATGGCCAGGGGAACGGCGAGCGCGAGGAGCGCGCGGGCTGGATCCTTCCGATGGCACAGGTGCGATCTGCGAACTCACCCCCTTCTGCCCCTGCCCGCCCGAGCCCCAGGGAAAATGCTTTCCGGCGTCTCGAGCCTCTGAAAGACAAAACTTGTGATTTGGCACTGGCATCCAGAAAAGGTTTCTGTTTAGATTAGCAAATGCCTAAATTGTTCTTGGTTACATCCTATGATCAGTTTTAGGCAGTGACTTTATACTGCTTTTAGGATTTTCTTGTGCAATGGTAAGAAAAGAGGCAGGTCTGATACtggtttcactttttttctacttcatgTTCCATGAGATTCTTTTATCCAAGCAATTGTTTTAAAGTTCTACTGTAGGTATTTAtggttcacttttttttctttgcagcacccataactttttttttctctaaatcagCAGTAAATATAGCTGAGTAAAATTACcttgattttcttccttcttttttaacttaaatgtttttattaataacCCTATTTGAATATGCAGAAAAAGTGGGTATGTCCTGTAATATATCCTAGCTTTTCTTGTTTACAGGGTACTCAGAAAATATGTCTCCCTTAGAGTCCCACAAAAACATTCTCAGTGAAATCTATATTAAGGTATGTATTTACAAATAAGTGATCAGTTTAGATATTTGCCTGTGTACCTTTTCCTGTAATTCAGAGCTTGCGTTCTGTGGTTTTTATGATAAATCTATAAAACGTGTAAAAATGGTTTTGCAAGTCTTAATCGTTGAAGGCAGCAATAAGTGGTTTTAAAGCCTGTTCTTGACCAGACAAAGGGAAAAAGTGTGAATTTGATGCTGAAGTTGTCATTTTTCATTTGACTTGCCTTGAATTAttgaagagagagagaactaggaaaagagagaaatagaaTTGGTTATTGAGCCCTCCTAAAATGCtcactgtgattctgtgtggaGCCAAAGTGAAGGGTGATGGaacagagctctgtgctttAGAAGGAAATACATTTAAACCTGATCTCCACACAGAGTCTTactaatttctgtttttaaaatacaaaataagttTAGGAAGTGTTGGAAGTTAgtattttgggaaagaaatggcAGTTCCACAAAACATTCCATTGAACAGAGGCTCTTGGAACGATTCATTTTGTAACCGCTGTAACTGCAATCAGTTGGTGGTTCAGCATGCAAATATGTGCACTTGCCCTTCTATAAAGCActatttcatttgcatttcagTGCTATGAGTCTTGATAAATTTGAGAAGAGCCCAAGAGAAATTTTTCATCCTGAGATACAAAAGGTAGGAAGTgactgttttttgtttggttctttttctttattattttctggaaatataAGTAATTAAGTATAGATACTGCTGGTTTGTTTCTTCCAGTAgcagataataataataataatgtaatactacttaaactgtctttatccgTTGAACTGGCCATTTCAAATCAAAACTTctaaacacaaataaaaccatCATCCTTGTAGAATAATAGGAGTGGGCTAAAGATACTGGTTTTGCTTACAGGATTTGTTGGTTCTGGAAGAGCAAGAGGTAAGTATGAGCTGAACTACTTCTAGCTCACAGACCCGTCCAGTGACTACAGCTTTGTATTTTGATGGGCTTATGATGACTTTGAAATCATCAATTGCTCagtacagtaaaaaaaattaatgttttttttaacatgacaGCAAAAATAACTTTAAGCACCAACTTAATAATAATAGATCACCAATTTCAGTTAATAATTTTATGCTATACTATCAAAGTTTAAAGGTAAATTATTATGTATTAGGAGATGGTATAAAGTGTATGTTCTAATGTGTAGGATATATACAAAGATACATACATACTTGAAAGTCCTTAGAGGAAACAAATTTTTACGTCTTCTGTTTGACTGTTTATCATAtaatgtttggttttatttcccaggGATCGGTGAATTTTAAATTTGGAGTCCTCTATGCTAAGGATGTTCAGCTTACAGATGATGAAATGTTCAGTAATGGTGAGTTTTTCACCTTCTCCTTAATTGTTTTGCTcatctgaataaaaaaaaaaaaaagataaaaaaaaaaaaagtaggtatattatttttttaccctGCTATGTCTGTTTCCTCAGTAtttgctggagctctgcttaCCCAAGCTTTGGGTAAAACAAGCTTTGGGTTCCTTCTGTCTCACCGGGAGTTGCCCAGTTTGGTTGCATCTGGTGAAATTCACCCTGAGACCTGACAGAGCTGGCTCAGACTACGTGAGAGCCATTTGCGGTTCTCTCCAGACACCTGGAGAATGGGTGACGTTTCTGAGGATCTGGCACGTGTACTTATATCAAACCTCAGTCTGTGACATTTCTGGGGAAAACCCTTCTGTGTCCTGAAGGGCTCAAACTCTGCTGAGGATCCACTTATTAGTTGCTCACCTGGATGGTTCCAGCTCCTAAAGTTAACACTTGTACTCTTCCCCTGCAGTTTATatctgttgtattttttgttattttgaaagattttatGTCTTTGCAAAATATTGTGCATTTCACTCTTTGGAACCTCTCAGATCATTCTTTGGTGCAGCAGCACCTAATGGGACGCTTGGCTGCTGTCCTGAAGGGGTTGGTTACTGGAATGGTAAATCCTGGAGAGTTTGTaaggctgctgtccccagggaggtaccgtgctttgtttgcttttgctctGTTGGTTAGGTGCTGCTTCTCATCGGAAGTATTAATTTCAAACTACCgtgttctttttttaacttttttcctgGTTCTCTCCATCCGGCAGGGAAAGACTCTCGTGTCCTGGTCGTCAGGCTCAGTGCTGCCCGAAAAGATACAGAGactaaaaaaatcctaagaagCAAATAtgactgcagagaaaacaaactggAGAGAACAAAAGGTGATACTCTTATCCTTATCCTGCATTAGAAACATCCACTGTGCTTTGATGCTGGTAGCTGCCAGGGGCTTGTTAGCTCTTTTTAGGCGGTGTAGGTGTTCACTTGTAGGTTTTTTCTCTGGACAAGTCAATTCAAACTTTGCTAAGcttatatttgaaaattactcTCTAGTACAGTCCAGCATGACATTTTTGAATGTTGTAAAAAACCATGTTACTTGGAAATTGCTAATCATGAGAAGCTTTAGGGAAAAATAAGATTTCAAGGTTGGGAGATATGCGAAGAATTTTGTGGTGATGTTAGACTGAAATAAAGCACGCTTTAAGCTGGACTGGCGCGCTGGCAGATCCCCTCTTAAACAGCAGTGCTTAGATTAGCCTGGGTGTTGCCCATTATTTTTGTAGAAATAGATGTTTCCTGGTCTTCAGAAGTaagctgctttgaaaagctGGAAGTTGCAGTATAGCGACAATCCGTGTGCTTCGGATTAAAAGTAGATTTCAGAAGGGTGATAGGCTTTTGTCTTTTCCTAGAAGTCGATGTAATCCTATTGAGgagtttttaattctgtgttgcCAAGTCATCCATCAGAGCCCTGTTGTACTAATCATCctacaaatacaaaacaaaaaatcagacCCTGTCCCAGCCGCTTGGAGCCTGGAACATTGTTTCCTCGGGCTGCCATTGGTGTGCCGTCAGTACTCACCACGGAAGCGAGCTGAGGATTGCTGCAGCTGTTGGGAACAAACAGCTTCTCGTCACAAAGAAATAGAATTGGGACGACAGCTCGGTCAGCGCCTCCCTGCTCTCGTCTCCTGAATCTCCAGCAGAGGAGTTCCAGTCCATCCGGGTACGTGTCATCCAGTTCCTGGTGATCTGAACACACCgagcagcactcagctgctgtggggggctcagggaaggCAGAGTGTGCGTTCTCATCTTCCTGAACCTACAGACAAATCAAAGTGAGAAGCCACAGGGTGGAAATCAGTCGCATAGATGCTAAATAAAACTTGCAGATGTTTTTAAGAATTGTTTCTGCTTGTTCTTTGTTGTGCTTCTGTGCTTAGAAAACATCCCTTTAAAATCAGTACAATTCATCAGTTGAAAGTTTTTTTGCAGACCCTCCCTGAGCAGAATTTGTTGCAGACTCAGTGCACGCTGTGCTGGCCTCCTAGGAGTGTGAGGAGCTCGTGTGTGCTACTTTTTGCTTTAGGACACTCTGAGGTATTTATTCCTTTTGGGATACAGGATGAGAATTCCCAAGAGAGGTAGTTACAAGGTATGACATTGGGAAAAAGCCTGTGTTGTTGGAATGTTGTTGTTgtcaaaagttaatttttttctttcttagccAGTAGTTagctttttgctttatttttgtggtatcagtattttattgtttaaaaaattgcttcagAATAACTTCAGTGGTTGACCATGAGTACCTCGTTCAGATTTGCCTATTTGCTTGTAGCTCAAATGTTTACATATTGTTTATCATTCTATTTAAGAAACTGCTGCCCAGTCAGCTAATAACTGAACATCTCTCTGTCTAAGACATAGGGAGAGGATTTAGGTGATGTCTTCGTTTTCAGAAAAAAGTTCCAGTGTAGTTTCTAAGTAGAGGAAAAGGGAGTGAAGACTCGGGGCTCGGATGCCATTGGGGCACCCCAAGGTCCCCAGGAGAGGGAGCCCCACTGCGGGGCAGGAGCAGGTATGTTCTCATGTAATATAGAACaaattacaaatataaatatgaaaattataaataatttttttttaaaatagttaaataaagtgggttttttaatttgtcaATAGGCAGGGTTTTGgttataaaaattataaatacaaataatataaaGGTAGAAATCTAAGTCGAGAAATATATCATAAATACATACagataaagattaaaaatataagaaaaaatcaGTTGTAGCAGTAGATATGAtacataatataaataataatttaaatacatttctagAATTTTATACTATAAATACAAATGTGAATATAATTAtacaaagtataaaaatatttcaatatcgTTTAAAAGAAGGtggttttttgtatttatttggttAGAgatggggtttttatttggaatAATAGCAGtattatagaaatataaatctaaatatagaaatatacaATCAATAGATAAAGgtattttataaaaacacaACCGAACGACGCCGCCTTCGGCCGAATCGAGCGAACTCAGCCGAACTAAGGCGAGACCAGCCGAACCTGACGGCCTCGAGCGAACCGAGGCGAGGCTTACGAGGCTGCCTGAAGCGAGCCGAGCTCAGCCGAACCGAGCCTGCTGCTGTCGTGCGCGCTAATTAGCGCGAGTGCGGTCACAGCCTAATGAGCTCCTGTCCCCGCCCGCGCTCCCGGTCGTGTCCGTGCGATGGCCGGGCCGCCCGCGGGACGCGGCAGCAGGAGAGCCCCGAGCTGGGCGAGTTTAACGTGAGGCGGCGCCGCTTGCCCGCCCTCAGGGAGCCGAGCCGCGCCGCGGAGAACGCACCGAGCGGCTCCGAGTTCGACCAAAGCGAGCCGAGGCGCGCCGAACGCACAGAGCGGCTCCGAGTGTTTCCGAAGCGAGCCGAGCCGCGCCGAAGAGACGAATGCGGCCGACAATAGCCGAGTTTGGCCGATACTAGCTGAATCTAGCCGAAGAGCCGACTCTAGACGAGTGTCTCCGAAGCGAGCCGAGGTCCGCCGAGCGCAGCATCCCGAGCAGGGCGaggcgccgggccgggctcgggcTGCAGCCGGGGCTCTGTGAGGCTTCCCCGCGTGTCCTTCTCTCtacccctccttccttctccccgTATTCACCTTCTCTCGCTCCCTTTCCCCAGTTCCCTCTCATCCCcaagcccagctccttcctgtccTCTCCCTACCCCGCTACTCCCTTCTGTTCCCCCCCTCTCTCCTCTATCCaccctccctcttcccccccCCGGGCTTTCCCTTCCCGTCCCGTTTTCCTCCGCAGCCcgagctccctgcctgccctttcTCATGCCCTGCTCTCGCTGCTCTCTTCCCGTGCCCCCTTTCCTACTTTGCCCCGCAGCGGCGGGGCTCGGGGTGCCAGAGAATAAAGCCCCGAGCGAGGCCCGGAGCCTGGCGCCGCTCGGCCCTGGCAGGAGTCCCCGCACGGGGCCGGAGGCTCTCGGCGGATCGCCCCGTGCCGGTCAAACAGCCCGCCCGACACGGCCGGAGCTGCGGCTTTCCCGGCATGGCGCTGAGAGCGGCCCCCGCTCTGTGCCGTGCCGGCCCCGCCGTCTCTGCCGCGCCCTCTCGCTGCCCCCGGCCCGTGACAGCGAGGCTGGGGAGGAACCTCAACCCTTCTGGGGGCTGCCCCCCCTTTCTTGTTGCAGCAGAATCCCTTTCTGGGGCGATGTACGTGTGGAAAGGGCTTGGAGGAAGCGCTGCGCTGCTGTCCAGGGCAGTGGGACTCGTTCTGTGCCTTCTTTGGGGGTCAGGAAAAGGGGGTGAAGACTCGGGGCTCGGATGCCATTGGGGCACCCCAAGGTCCCCAGGAGAGGGAGCCCCTCTGAGGGTTTTGTCATTGTCCTGGTGTGTGAGGGCTGCAGTCTGCTCTCGCTGTTAGGGTTGCTGTGTTGCGCTGCGGGaggccgcggggcggggcgagcggccgcggggcggggcgggcgagcggccgcggggcggggggggccgcggggcgggcgagcggccgcggggctggggggggccgggggcggcgcgcgggcggccgcggggcgcggcgggcgggcggagggCCGCGGGGCGGGCTGGCGGGGAGTGCGGGAGGCGGCGGTGTTGCGGGGACGGGGCTGCGGCTGCGGACGTGGAAGAGAACGACGGGACGTCCGTGGTTTGAGGAGGCGGCAGAGCTGCaccatccagcagctctgaagtgGGAGGCTGCGCTGGGGAAGGCGCAGCTCGGCCCGCCATGGAGCAGCGGCAGCAGAAGCGGGAAAGCGACCACGGGCGGTGGCGGGGCGGCCTCGTCAGCGTGGGATGATCCCGGGGGGGTGGCGGGAGTCTTGGAGCGCAGCCTGCCGCCGCTTGGAGCTGGGGTGGTTGCTGGCCCGGCGAGCAGGGACGGCACTGGCAGGAGTGTGGGCTGGAGGGGCGGCTGCAGCCTGTGCCGTGCGGGTGGACATCGCCTCGCAGACCGACCGGGACCgaggaaaacaaacccagccggggggggggggagaaaaaaccccccggctggggattttttattctaaatttaaaaatgagttgaaaaacctgaaaagcaaaagtCATACAAGGTTAGAACCCTAGAACCGttcaacacacacacacacacacacacacacttccttCAGCTCACACACAAACCCACACTCGCTCACACCTCAACTGCCCTGCTAACGCCCGCAGCACGCATTCACGCCGCTCCTCAGAAACGCTGTTCCTGAAAgcctccaaaaaaatcctcctgccTGACAAAAACCCCGGTCCCTGGGCGGTCCGCGCCCAAACTCTGGCGATGAACGTCGCCTCGCAGACCGACTGGGACcgagggaaaaaagcccagccaggggagaaaaaaaagccaccccccggctggggattttttattctaaatttaaaaatgggttgaaaaacctgaaaagcaGAAGTCACACACACACGGTTAAATCCAGTCAGCACGCACTCACACACGCAGAAATGAGTGGACACAGACGGACACAGTCACGTGTTCTCACACAGGCTCACACACTCTTCCCACTTACACACTCACTGCAGGCCTTACTCAAGACGCTGAAGAACGTGCTTCGACACATCTTCTGCCTGCCGCTCCTTGACGTCAAGTGGTAGATTCTGGGGAAATCGGTAGCCTCGGGGACCTGTGAGACAACAGGAAGCAGTCAATGAGTGGCTATCTGACAGCTAGGACTTGTCCCCGCTCTAGACCAATAAATTTTCtacccaaaatcccataaaagaCAGAGGAACAGTGAAGTTTTTATACCTGTTCTACCTAACAGTGACTacgtgccagggcagggcagctccgATCACAAGTGGTACAATATAAGTACACACAATATAAGCCGACACATACAGTGCAAGCGTACATAAAGTGTAAGTACACACAATATAAGGCGATGCACTTACATACAGTATAAGTACATACAATATAAGGCAACGCACTTACATACAAGTACACACAATATAAGCCAACATAGGTACATACAGTGTAAGTACTTACAGTATAAGCCAACATAGGTGCATACAATATAAGCCAGGACTTGAGATAACTCTGTGGAAGATTAATTCTTGAGCCCTATACCCTTTGAGAAGATGGAACCTATAGAACTACTGTAGTCACATGAGGAGAGTGTAAGACACTCCCTCTAGAAGTCCAAGAGAACAGCATGGAGAAAAAGGCACTACCAAAGCTGGTAGTGAGAAGGAAGATGGATGAGAACACCTTGTGTAATCCTTCCTGtctcaaagaggaaaaatgtaaaGATTCCAGAATAACTGATATCCAGGAAGGAACGTGAGTAAAATTCGGCCAATATGGCACAGAATAGTGCCGATAAAGCATCAAGATGCAACAAAGGCCTATGACACGGGAGACAATGGACACAGACTACATAACACAGGCAACATAACAGACACAGATGACGTAACACAGAGGCAAGTGTAAACTGCCTAACACTTTCAACTTATGGACCCAAGATCCCTAGCACAAGATGAGCCAGAGGCCGATGATGCCAAAGGGAAGAAAGCCCTATGACGATAGCACAAGATGATGAAATGTAACTCCCTAAAAGAAGTTAGTGCCAAAGCAGTTAAGAGGATGGTTGACAGGCTCAGTAACCTTAGAGAAGGAA from Camarhynchus parvulus chromosome 6, STF_HiC, whole genome shotgun sequence harbors:
- the LOC115905470 gene encoding proline-rich protein 36-like; this translates as MPIPGAVAALGMPRNRGGQVSSGRPPESNQDLRYPEEACSQSLEMAALKHTWRTSQCPRPTEGGFCPLLFQKVPEATDFPRIYHLTSRSGRQKMCRSTFFSVLSKACSECVFQLIFKFRIKNPQPGGFFSPPPRLGLFSSVPVGLRGDVHPHGTGCSRPSSPHSCQCRPCSPGQQPPQLQAAAGCAPRLPPPPRDHPTLTRPPRHRPWSLSRFCCRCSMAGRAAPSPAQPPTSELLDGAALPPPQTTDVPSFSSTSAAAAPSPQHRRLPHSPPARPAALRPPKAQNESHCPGQQRSASSKPFPHVHRPRKGFCCNKKGGAAPRRVEVPPQPRCHGPGAARGRGRDGGAGTAQSGGRSQRHAGKAAAPAVSGGLFDRHGAIRREPPAPCGDSCQGRAAPGSGPRSGLYSLAPRAPPLRGKVGKGAREESSESRA
- the LOC115905446 gene encoding GTPase-activating Rap/Ran-GAP domain-like protein 3; this encodes MARGTASARSARAGSFRWHSAMSLDKFEKSPREIFHPEIQKGSVNFKFGVLYAKDVQLTDDEMFSNGEFFTFSLIVLLI